The nucleotide window AAGCGCACCCAGGATTACCTGAACTCCATTGCCCTGTCCCTGAACGAGCTGCGGCGCGACTCGGCCCGGATGCAGATGGTAGCCAATAAGCGCATTGCCCAGAACGTGCTGCGTGACTTCGACCTGTTCCGCAACAACCGCAGCACCATTGATTTCCTGCGCCTTTCCCTCGATAAGCGTGGCATTGACGTGTCGGGTAAGGAAGAGTTGGCCGCCGAGCTAGCCCAGACTAAGCAGTTGCTGGCTACTTACCAAGCTGCCGCAGCCAACCGCCCGGCCCCGATGCCTTCCGGTGGCGGGGAGGAGGCGGTGGCGGGAGCAGCAGTGGCGGCGGGGGTGGCGGCAGCGGCCGGAGCGCCGAGCTCCAGCGCAACCTGCTTGATGCCCAGCAGCAGGTTAGCTTGCTCGAAGACAAAGTCACGTTTGCCAATGCCGACTGCCTGCGCCTGCGCGCCGCCGCTGTAGGTGGCAAGCGCCGCCGCGAAATGCTGGAGCAGGCCCGTAAGTCGTATTTGACCATTCTGCAGAATCCCAGTTCGGGCGACATGAAGGAAACCGTCGAGAAAATGGTCGAGGTTATTGACCAGGAGCTGAAAAAAGGCATTTTCAACTAAGCTGCCCCCGGCCCTAACCGTGGGGTGGGCGGCTGTTTTCGGTCCGCTATGAGCAACGAGTATTACCGGCTTCCCCTCGATTTTGAAACCCTGTTGCAGCGCCGGGCTCTGCCGCGCTGCTCGGAGGAGGAGTCCATTGCCCAGCACCTGTATCTGATGCTGACCACCTACTTTGGCGAGTCGCGCTACGACCCGGGCTTCGGCTGCCTGGTCTGGGAGCAGGATTTTGAGGCCATGACCAACATGCGCTGGAAAGACGCCGTGCAGCGCTCCGTAGAGGAAACCGTCCGCAGCCACGAGCCCCGGCTGGAGCAGGTGAAAGTGCTGGTGGGTGTGGATGACTTCGAAATGAAAGGGGTAAACCAGCGGATTCGGAAGCGGCTGGAAGTGACGGTCAAGGCCGTGCTGCACCGCACCAACGAGCCGTTTGCCTTCCGCGCCAGCCTGTTTGTGGCGCCTTTATCTGTTAGCTAATTCAGTTGTTATTCTTTTCAGTGCCCGCATGACGCCCTCGCCCGACGATTTCACCAAATCCGCCATTAAAACCCGCCTGACCCACAAAGCCGCCGAGCTCTGGGCTACAGTGAGGCCGAAATGGAGGGGTTTGACCCTTTGGTGCAGATGCTCATGGAAGCCTGCGCCGTGGAGCTGGAAAAAATCGGGCAGGAAATTCACAGCACCCAGCACCGCTTAGTGGATCGGCTGGCCAGCTTGCTCAACCCCGACGTGGTGGACGCCCCACGCCCGGCCCACGCCGTGGCCCAGGCCTTACCCCGCGAAGCCCAGGCCATTCTGCCCTCCGACGCGCAGTTTGTGTACCAGCGGCCCGCCGCCGGCCGGCAGGTGAGTACGCAACCGGTATTCTTCTCCCCACTCCAAACTACTAGCCTGACCCACGGACGGGTACGTTACCTAGCCACCGACACCGTGCTCTGGCAGCTGGAATCGAGCTTGCAGAAGCGCGTAGTGGCCCAGGCGGCTACGGCCCTGCCCACCGAGCACCGCCGCCTGTGGATTGGCCTGGAGCTGGACCCGGAAGTGACGTCCTTGGCTAGCTTAGGGTTTTACCTGGATTGGGCCAATGAGCCCCAGCGCCAGGTGTTTACCTCGTTTTTGCCCGGTGAGTCGTGGCGTCTGGGCGAGGC belongs to Hymenobacter cellulosilyticus and includes:
- a CDS encoding type VI secretion system transmembrane protein TssO; translated protein: MKPLNQAERTTRLWKFALLYLLALVIPVTASYFLFSDGATAAENARLKKELAQTKDEQQRLLTQMDTLTKHLQRIDFTDRELRAETNDVVIGELNKRTQDYLNSIALSLNELRRDSARMQMVANKRIAQNVLRDFDLFRNNRSTIDFLRLSLDKRGIDVSGKEELAAELAQTKQLLATYQAAAANRPAPMPSGGGEEAVAGAAVAAGVAAAAGAPSSSATCLMPSSRLACSKTKSRLPMPTACACAPPL
- a CDS encoding GPW/gp25 family protein; the protein is MSNEYYRLPLDFETLLQRRALPRCSEEESIAQHLYLMLTTYFGESRYDPGFGCLVWEQDFEAMTNMRWKDAVQRSVEETVRSHEPRLEQVKVLVGVDDFEMKGVNQRIRKRLEVTVKAVLHRTNEPFAFRASLFVAPLSVS